The following coding sequences are from one Rathayibacter sp. SW19 window:
- the tatC gene encoding twin-arginine translocase subunit TatC, with the protein MSTATRPKRSKNSEGRMSLGQHLVELRKRLFRIALGVVVGAVAGWFLYDIVWGAMSAPVAVLADAQNVHINYTNVTSAFDLHMQVAIYTGIVISSPVWLYQIFAFLVPGLTGKEKRYTFGFFFTAIPLFIAGCAAGWFVLPHIVTLLTSFAPKGDATLLTASDYFSFVLKLIVATGIAFVLPVFLVLLNFMGVLSARGILKAWRIALVVILLFTAIATPSADVISMFMLAVPLVFLYFASAGVAAIHDRRVARTANRIEQDLAI; encoded by the coding sequence ATGAGCACCGCCACACGGCCCAAGCGGAGCAAAAACAGTGAGGGCCGGATGTCGCTGGGCCAGCATCTCGTTGAGTTGCGCAAGCGACTGTTTCGAATTGCTTTAGGCGTTGTCGTCGGCGCTGTCGCCGGCTGGTTCTTGTACGACATCGTCTGGGGTGCGATGAGCGCGCCGGTGGCGGTGCTCGCAGATGCCCAGAACGTCCACATCAACTATACGAACGTCACGTCCGCGTTCGACCTGCACATGCAAGTGGCGATCTACACCGGCATCGTGATTTCGTCCCCAGTGTGGCTGTATCAAATCTTCGCGTTCCTGGTGCCAGGGCTGACGGGCAAGGAGAAGCGCTACACCTTCGGCTTCTTCTTTACGGCCATCCCGCTGTTCATCGCAGGGTGTGCTGCCGGCTGGTTCGTGCTCCCGCACATTGTGACGCTTCTGACAAGTTTCGCGCCGAAGGGTGACGCGACCCTCCTGACGGCGAGCGATTACTTCTCCTTCGTGCTGAAGCTGATCGTGGCGACGGGGATCGCGTTCGTGCTGCCGGTGTTCCTCGTGCTGCTCAACTTCATGGGGGTGCTCTCGGCACGCGGAATTCTCAAGGCCTGGCGGATTGCGCTGGTCGTGATCTTGCTGTTCACGGCGATCGCGACACCGTCTGCCGACGTGATCTCCATGTTCATGCTGGCCGTCCCGCTCGTGTTCTTGTACTTCGCATCGGCCGGCGTCGCGGCCATCCACGACCGGCGCGTCGCGCGGACGGCAAACCGCATCGAACAAGACCTCGCCATCTAG
- a CDS encoding RNA polymerase-binding protein RbpA yields the protein MADRSLRGMRLGSQSLQSEEGVTFSPRAQYTYLCSECGRTTDVVFSAEAEAPETWECKTCGHAATLLVGDEPVEIDRSDAKAPRSHWDMLLERRTRAELEDLLEERLTYLRARRGEHKVGA from the coding sequence ATGGCAGATCGCAGTTTGCGCGGAATGAGGCTTGGATCCCAGAGCCTCCAATCCGAAGAGGGAGTGACGTTCTCCCCCCGCGCACAGTACACCTACCTCTGTTCGGAGTGCGGTCGGACGACCGACGTCGTCTTCTCGGCCGAGGCTGAGGCCCCGGAGACCTGGGAGTGCAAGACCTGCGGTCACGCGGCCACTCTCCTGGTCGGAGACGAGCCCGTCGAAATCGACAGAAGCGATGCGAAGGCTCCCCGGAGCCATTGGGACATGCTGCTGGAGCGTCGCACGCGTGCGGAGCTTGAAGATCTGCTTGAAGAACGACTGACGTATCTGCGTGCCCGCCGAGGGGAGCACAAGGTCGGCGCCTAA
- a CDS encoding polyprenol monophosphomannose synthase, whose amino-acid sequence MADTLVIVPTYNERAGLEAVVKRINEAVPAADVLIVDDGSPDGTGELADHLAAADARIRVLHRTQKDGLGRAYLAGFSLALDDGYDFIAEIDADGSHDPAELAVMVQLARDGADLVIGSRWVPGGTVRDWPWYRQAISRAGNRYSRIVLRSQIRDITAGFRVFRADTLRRLDLESVSSQGYCFQVEMAWRTERAGLKVSEHPITFVERTQGDSKMHTGIVIEALFRVTGWGIADRFRRGRVPRAPRARTSRN is encoded by the coding sequence GTGGCTGACACTCTGGTGATTGTGCCGACCTACAACGAACGCGCCGGCCTCGAAGCGGTCGTCAAGCGCATCAATGAGGCTGTGCCGGCCGCTGACGTACTGATCGTCGACGACGGAAGCCCAGACGGCACAGGGGAACTTGCCGATCATCTGGCCGCTGCCGATGCGCGGATCCGCGTCCTTCACCGGACTCAAAAGGACGGGCTGGGGCGGGCGTATTTGGCTGGTTTCAGCCTCGCGCTCGACGACGGATATGACTTCATCGCCGAAATCGACGCAGATGGTTCACACGACCCCGCTGAGTTGGCGGTGATGGTGCAATTGGCCAGGGATGGGGCAGACCTTGTCATCGGCTCCCGCTGGGTACCGGGCGGCACCGTGCGGGATTGGCCGTGGTATCGGCAAGCGATCTCCCGCGCAGGCAACCGCTATTCGCGCATTGTTCTGCGTTCGCAGATCCGCGATATCACGGCTGGGTTCCGCGTCTTCCGCGCAGACACCCTCCGCCGCCTCGATCTTGAAAGCGTCTCGTCACAGGGCTATTGTTTCCAAGTCGAGATGGCCTGGCGTACCGAGCGCGCCGGGCTGAAGGTGAGCGAACATCCGATTACGTTCGTCGAGCGAACGCAGGGTGACTCGAAAATGCACACGGGCATCGTGATCGAGGCTCTGTTCCGGGTCACCGGGTGGGGTATAGCCGATCGCTTTCGCAGGGGGCGCGTTCCACGGGCACCTCGTGCCCGCACGTCTCGGAATTAG
- the lnt gene encoding apolipoprotein N-acyltransferase: protein MTPARRALLPTWLALIVAVIAAPLLDAGFPDQNVWPLTFVGIGLVLITLIGRRAGAALTIGIITGVAFYLIHVSWTALYLGPLPWIALAVLEGLFFMVGSLTIALAYRWVPLAWPSKLARLGLLPVVIAGLWTAREAIASVWPYGGFAWGRMALSQSESPFAPLVAWFGVSGLTFVMVWLVAFLVACAVELRTVEIGADSVRGRPPTLGGSARGVLAVGAVALVLAIPAWPATTSGTVDIGAVQGNGPAGYFQDAAPGEVMNAQTSATIPLIGKHLDMVVWPEGAADVDPTRDAASAQVLNELSRQLKAPLIVGTITHRDGKYFNSSLLWKADKGAVAIYDKKHPVPFGEYVPDRAFWEPFAPSLIGLIQRDYTPGTRSNVFDVNGIKAGISICFDIADDQLLTEMMDGGAQVILAQTNNADFGRTKENVQQLAIARLRAIEAGRSLVNISTVGTSQIIAPNGATLAEIPAYKPGAMVAAVPLGTATTPATLLSRGIEWLVSGLGVAGLLIAAFASRPSRAERTR from the coding sequence GTGACCCCTGCACGCCGAGCCCTGCTGCCGACGTGGCTCGCGCTCATCGTCGCCGTTATAGCGGCCCCTCTCCTTGACGCGGGCTTTCCAGACCAGAACGTCTGGCCGCTCACCTTCGTTGGTATCGGGCTGGTGTTGATCACGTTGATCGGTCGTCGTGCCGGCGCTGCGCTGACAATCGGCATCATCACAGGTGTGGCGTTCTACCTCATCCATGTGTCTTGGACGGCGCTATACCTCGGCCCGCTTCCGTGGATCGCCCTTGCCGTGCTCGAAGGCCTGTTCTTCATGGTCGGCAGCCTCACCATCGCCCTGGCCTATCGCTGGGTGCCCCTCGCGTGGCCGTCGAAGCTCGCACGGCTCGGCCTGCTGCCTGTTGTCATCGCCGGCCTCTGGACGGCGCGTGAGGCAATCGCCAGCGTTTGGCCGTATGGCGGCTTCGCCTGGGGTCGCATGGCCTTGTCGCAGTCTGAGAGCCCGTTTGCTCCGCTCGTCGCCTGGTTCGGCGTGTCCGGCTTGACCTTTGTGATGGTCTGGCTGGTCGCGTTCCTGGTCGCCTGCGCCGTCGAACTGCGCACGGTCGAGATCGGTGCCGACTCTGTGCGCGGGCGCCCGCCAACTCTCGGCGGGTCTGCAAGGGGTGTACTTGCGGTCGGAGCGGTGGCCCTTGTGCTTGCCATCCCAGCTTGGCCGGCAACAACGTCCGGCACCGTTGACATCGGCGCGGTGCAAGGGAACGGTCCAGCCGGCTATTTCCAAGACGCCGCACCCGGCGAGGTGATGAACGCCCAGACAAGTGCAACCATCCCATTGATCGGGAAGCATCTGGACATGGTGGTCTGGCCGGAAGGAGCCGCCGATGTCGATCCGACGCGGGACGCGGCATCCGCTCAGGTCTTGAACGAGTTGAGCCGTCAGCTGAAGGCACCGCTGATCGTCGGCACGATCACACACCGTGATGGCAAATACTTCAACTCGTCGCTGCTCTGGAAGGCAGACAAGGGCGCCGTCGCGATCTACGACAAGAAGCATCCGGTGCCGTTCGGGGAGTACGTGCCGGATCGTGCCTTCTGGGAACCGTTCGCACCCAGCCTGATCGGACTGATCCAGCGTGACTACACGCCGGGAACCCGAAGCAACGTGTTCGATGTGAACGGCATCAAAGCAGGGATTTCGATCTGCTTCGACATCGCCGACGATCAGCTGCTGACCGAGATGATGGACGGGGGAGCGCAAGTCATCCTCGCCCAGACGAACAACGCCGACTTCGGCAGAACGAAGGAGAACGTGCAGCAACTGGCGATCGCACGACTGCGTGCGATCGAGGCCGGGCGGTCGCTCGTGAACATTTCGACCGTCGGCACGAGTCAGATCATCGCCCCGAACGGTGCCACGCTCGCGGAGATTCCGGCGTACAAGCCCGGAGCGATGGTGGCGGCGGTGCCTCTCGGCACCGCGACGACACCGGCGACCCTGCTCAGCAGGGGCATCGAATGGCTGGTCAGCGGACTCGGCGTCGCAGGGCTGCTCATTGCGGCGTTCGCGTCACGGCCGTCGCGGGCAGAAAGAACGAGGTAG
- a CDS encoding SDR family oxidoreductase, translating to MSNPLAPSSLTGKRALVTGSSRGIGADTISYLADAGAEVVINYRNKEARALKLADALRSRGAVAHVVGADLTDPASVSAMFDTVAADLGGLDVLVLNASGGMESGMAADYAMQLNRDAQVNVLMSALPLLQSGGRVIFVTSHQAHFIRTTETMPEYEAVARSKRAGEDALRALIPELDAKGVEFVVVSGDMIEGTITATLLERANPGAIGARKEAAGRLYNVSEFAAEVAAATVDPVPADHTRYVGDVSGFVTE from the coding sequence GTGAGCAATCCTCTCGCACCGTCGTCTCTCACAGGCAAACGCGCTCTCGTGACAGGGTCGTCGCGCGGAATCGGCGCAGACACGATCTCCTACCTGGCCGACGCCGGAGCCGAGGTTGTGATCAACTACCGGAATAAGGAAGCCCGCGCACTCAAACTGGCGGATGCCTTGCGCTCACGCGGCGCAGTCGCCCACGTCGTCGGCGCCGATTTGACCGACCCGGCGTCCGTCAGTGCGATGTTCGACACGGTGGCCGCCGACCTCGGCGGGTTAGACGTTCTGGTCTTGAATGCCTCCGGCGGTATGGAATCGGGCATGGCAGCGGACTACGCGATGCAACTGAACCGCGACGCGCAGGTCAACGTACTGATGAGTGCTCTGCCTCTGTTGCAGTCGGGCGGGCGCGTCATTTTCGTGACCAGCCACCAGGCCCACTTCATTCGTACAACCGAGACGATGCCCGAGTACGAGGCTGTCGCGCGCAGCAAACGTGCGGGGGAGGACGCTCTGCGTGCGCTCATCCCAGAACTCGATGCAAAAGGAGTGGAGTTCGTCGTTGTGTCCGGCGACATGATCGAGGGCACGATCACGGCGACTCTGCTCGAACGGGCGAACCCCGGCGCTATCGGCGCGCGCAAAGAAGCGGCGGGCAGACTGTACAACGTGAGCGAATTCGCCGCCGAAGTCGCAGCGGCGACCGTCGACCCAGTGCCGGCAGACCACACGCGCTACGTTGGAGATGTCTCCGGGTTCGTCACGGAATGA
- a CDS encoding SPFH domain-containing protein, whose translation MSSGTQFVVQIIVFVIVAVIVIFVLVTLFRAIRIVPQATAGVVERLGKYHKTLLPGLNIVVPFIDRVRPLLDMREQVVSFPPQPVITEDNLVVSIDTVVYFQVTDARAATYEIANYLGAVEQLTTTTLRNVVGGLNLEQALTSRDEINGQLRIVLDEATGKWGIRVGRVELKAIDPPLSIQDSMEKQMRAERDRRAVILTAEGNKQSEILNAEGMRQAAILKAEGDAKAAVLRAEGEGKAITTVFGAIHAGNADPKLLAYQYLLTLPQLAQGTSNTLWVIPSELTEALKGIGKAFVPGALPDGLQTPPASSASSAVPPAAND comes from the coding sequence GTGAGTAGCGGCACCCAGTTCGTCGTGCAGATCATCGTTTTCGTGATCGTCGCCGTCATTGTCATCTTCGTACTCGTCACACTGTTTCGGGCGATCCGCATCGTGCCGCAGGCGACGGCAGGAGTGGTCGAGCGGCTCGGCAAGTATCACAAGACGCTGCTGCCGGGCCTGAACATCGTCGTACCGTTCATCGACCGGGTGCGGCCGCTGCTCGACATGCGCGAGCAAGTTGTCTCCTTCCCGCCGCAACCGGTGATCACGGAGGACAACCTTGTGGTCTCGATCGACACCGTCGTCTATTTCCAAGTGACGGATGCACGCGCTGCGACATACGAGATCGCCAACTATCTCGGCGCCGTCGAACAGCTCACGACCACGACACTGCGTAACGTGGTGGGTGGCCTCAACCTGGAACAGGCATTGACCAGTCGCGATGAGATCAATGGCCAATTGCGCATCGTGTTGGACGAAGCGACTGGCAAGTGGGGCATCCGTGTTGGACGCGTCGAATTGAAGGCCATCGATCCGCCCCTCTCGATTCAGGATTCGATGGAGAAGCAGATGCGTGCGGAGCGTGACCGACGTGCAGTCATTCTGACCGCCGAAGGAAACAAGCAGTCGGAAATCCTGAACGCGGAGGGAATGCGGCAGGCCGCCATCCTCAAGGCAGAGGGTGACGCGAAAGCGGCAGTCCTGCGGGCAGAGGGCGAAGGCAAGGCGATCACGACCGTGTTCGGCGCGATCCACGCTGGGAATGCGGATCCGAAGTTGCTCGCGTATCAATACCTGCTCACGTTGCCGCAGTTGGCCCAGGGCACATCGAACACGCTCTGGGTCATTCCGAGCGAGTTGACGGAAGCACTGAAAGGCATCGGCAAGGCGTTCGTGCCTGGCGCGCTGCCGGACGGACTGCAGACACCTCCTGCGTCATCGGCATCATCGGCAGTACCTCCGGCGGCGAACGACTAG
- a CDS encoding NfeD family protein: MGEITSFAWIVWLVLILIFITVEMLTLEFTFLMIAIGSLGGLVSGLFGVVWWGQLLIAAALSVFLLLAIRPPLLRVLKRGADPAKSNVAALIGIEGTVIITMTSAGGQVKLANGETWTAKIAPDVPAQDLHPGERVLVSAIEGSTAVVVPAERNAA, translated from the coding sequence ATGGGTGAGATCACATCCTTCGCATGGATCGTTTGGCTCGTGCTGATTCTGATCTTCATCACTGTCGAGATGCTGACGCTTGAGTTCACGTTTTTGATGATCGCGATCGGCAGCCTCGGCGGACTGGTGTCTGGGCTGTTCGGTGTTGTCTGGTGGGGGCAATTGCTCATCGCAGCCGCCCTATCGGTATTTCTGTTGTTGGCGATCAGGCCTCCGTTGCTTCGCGTGCTCAAACGGGGCGCAGACCCTGCCAAAAGCAACGTCGCGGCCCTGATCGGTATCGAGGGCACCGTGATCATCACGATGACTTCTGCAGGCGGGCAGGTCAAACTCGCCAACGGAGAAACCTGGACGGCCAAGATCGCACCGGACGTTCCGGCCCAGGACTTACACCCGGGCGAGCGCGTGCTCGTCTCAGCCATTGAAGGGTCGACGGCGGTCGTCGTCCCCGCTGAAAGGAACGCGGCGTGA
- a CDS encoding helix-turn-helix transcriptional regulator — translation MAEHPMQAQDKLAFLLSLVPYLMDQGRVSVTDAAAHFGVSDEQLRAAVRLIAVSGVPGETQQYQPGDLFDIAWDAFEDRDEIILTHLVAIDDSPRFSAREAAALIAGLQYLSALPENANRDAIASLMAKLAHGAFGRPSQVAVAPAETDASLALIRSAVAGGTQLEFGYLSSRGEYELRRVDPLRIESVDQDWYLRGWCHLRKAVRTFRLDRMTKLAATTDPISYRPADVSLPETLFESSPEDLTVQLEVPVAALPLIADYLRGSRDTVQEDGFIRATVRVAHYHSLKRLVNSFAGVLTVLAPEEARAAVAKWAAAGLARYNA, via the coding sequence ATGGCTGAACACCCGATGCAAGCGCAGGACAAGCTGGCGTTCCTGCTGTCACTGGTTCCATACCTGATGGACCAGGGCAGGGTCAGCGTGACGGATGCGGCGGCGCACTTCGGCGTCTCAGATGAACAGCTGCGTGCGGCCGTGCGTCTGATAGCAGTCTCAGGCGTTCCGGGCGAAACGCAGCAGTATCAGCCGGGCGACCTGTTCGACATCGCGTGGGATGCGTTTGAGGACAGAGACGAAATCATCCTCACCCATCTGGTCGCGATCGACGATTCTCCGCGATTCTCGGCTCGCGAGGCTGCAGCGCTGATCGCAGGTCTGCAGTACCTGTCCGCACTGCCCGAGAACGCCAACCGTGACGCGATTGCGTCTCTGATGGCGAAGCTGGCGCACGGCGCTTTCGGCCGACCGAGTCAGGTCGCCGTGGCCCCGGCCGAGACGGATGCTTCGCTCGCGTTGATCCGCTCGGCCGTCGCCGGCGGCACCCAGCTCGAATTCGGATATCTGTCCTCACGCGGGGAATACGAACTGCGTCGTGTCGATCCGCTGCGTATCGAGTCAGTCGATCAGGATTGGTACCTGCGCGGCTGGTGCCATCTGCGAAAAGCCGTGCGCACGTTCCGGCTCGATCGCATGACGAAGCTCGCCGCGACAACGGACCCGATCAGCTACCGCCCCGCCGACGTCTCGTTGCCCGAGACACTTTTCGAGAGTTCTCCAGAAGACCTCACTGTGCAACTGGAAGTTCCCGTCGCCGCGCTTCCGTTGATCGCCGACTACCTGCGCGGTAGCAGGGACACCGTACAAGAGGACGGTTTCATCAGGGCAACAGTGCGTGTTGCCCACTATCACAGCCTCAAGCGACTTGTGAACTCGTTCGCAGGCGTGCTCACCGTGCTCGCTCCGGAGGAAGCGCGTGCTGCGGTTGCGAAGTGGGCGGCAGCCGGGCTTGCCCGTTACAACGCCTAG
- the tatA gene encoding Sec-independent protein translocase subunit TatA, with translation MFAGLTGWHLLIILAVILLLFGATKLPALSKSVGQSMRIFKNEVKTMKEEDSKGAPVSKDADASDVDSLSADSQKASATDSSSQTKS, from the coding sequence ATGTTCGCCGGTCTAACAGGATGGCATCTCCTCATCATCCTTGCCGTGATCTTGTTGTTGTTCGGCGCAACGAAGCTGCCCGCTCTGTCGAAGAGCGTCGGTCAGTCGATGCGCATCTTCAAGAACGAAGTCAAGACGATGAAGGAAGAAGACTCGAAGGGCGCGCCCGTCAGCAAGGATGCCGACGCATCCGACGTAGATTCACTGAGTGCTGACTCGCAGAAGGCAAGCGCGACGGACTCGTCGTCTCAAACCAAGTCGTAG
- a CDS encoding DEAD/DEAH box helicase, whose amino-acid sequence MNADPTPAQRYALSRVSTRSPRLDEFRGSLHFELDPFQREACAVLESGRSVLVAAPTGAGKTVVAEFAVFLAMQQPASKVFYTAPMKALSNQKYQEFVAQYGPGQVGLLTGDTNVNSHARIVVMTTEVLRNMLYADSDLLADLSYVVMDEVHYLADRFRGAVWEEVIIHLPQSVRLVSLSATVSNAEEFGDWLQAVRGDTEVIVSEERPVPLEQHVLMRSKLIDLFDSSGLAATNRVNPELVQMARYGGRTLGSRQLKDVGRRHSRGGRRESFRLDRADVVTMLRDRNLTPAIFFVFSRMGCDQAVKQVLRAGIRLTEAHERDEIQAIVDDRCRTLRDEDLAVLGYWEWLEGLKRGVAAHHAGMLPAFKEVVEELFQKKLVKAVFATETLALGINMPARTVVLEKLEKFNGESRVPITPGEYTQLTGRAGRRGIDVEGHSVIQWQDGLDPQSVASLASRRSYPLNSSFRPTYNMAANLIDQFGRERTREILESSFAQFQADRAVVDLARTVRSQEESLAGYAQSMHCHLGDFAEYSGIRRELSDLERQGARVEHQSRAEREKRQTRLAALRKRLKSHPCNGCADREKHARWAERWWRLKRDTDALNRQIRTRTGAVARVFDRVTDVLLDRGYLAIDTDGVTALTPHGRTLKRIYGERDLLVAECLRRATWTQLDAPSLAAMTCALVYEPRRDEADAADRYLPRGPFRPALAKTQELWAHLDDLERVHKLPGSEPLATGLCLPMHSWASGGSLDAVLRDADMAAGDFVRWTKQTVDLLDQISVVAPGPVSRTARGALESIRRGIVAYSSVA is encoded by the coding sequence GTGAACGCAGACCCGACGCCGGCGCAACGGTATGCGTTGTCACGCGTGAGCACCCGATCGCCCCGTTTGGACGAATTCCGCGGCTCGCTTCACTTCGAACTCGATCCGTTCCAGCGGGAAGCCTGCGCAGTTCTGGAAAGCGGCCGCAGTGTGCTGGTCGCGGCGCCGACCGGTGCAGGCAAAACGGTGGTCGCCGAATTCGCGGTCTTCCTCGCCATGCAACAGCCTGCATCGAAGGTGTTCTACACCGCACCGATGAAGGCCCTCAGCAATCAGAAGTATCAGGAATTCGTCGCGCAGTACGGGCCGGGACAGGTCGGACTCCTCACGGGCGATACGAACGTCAACTCGCATGCACGCATCGTGGTCATGACGACGGAAGTGCTGCGCAACATGCTGTACGCCGACTCCGACCTCCTCGCCGATTTGTCCTATGTCGTGATGGACGAGGTGCACTATCTCGCCGACCGATTCCGTGGCGCAGTCTGGGAAGAGGTCATCATCCATCTGCCGCAGTCCGTGCGGCTCGTCTCGCTGAGTGCAACCGTCTCCAATGCCGAGGAGTTCGGTGACTGGCTGCAAGCTGTGCGTGGCGACACAGAGGTCATCGTCTCCGAAGAGCGCCCCGTTCCGCTCGAGCAGCACGTCCTGATGCGATCCAAGTTGATCGACCTGTTCGATTCGTCCGGCCTGGCCGCCACCAATCGGGTCAACCCGGAGCTGGTCCAAATGGCGCGTTACGGCGGGCGCACGCTCGGCTCGCGCCAGCTGAAAGACGTGGGCAGACGCCACTCGAGAGGTGGGAGACGAGAAAGCTTTCGGCTCGATCGAGCCGACGTGGTGACGATGCTTCGGGATCGCAACCTCACGCCGGCGATCTTCTTCGTGTTCAGCAGAATGGGTTGCGATCAGGCGGTCAAGCAGGTGCTGCGCGCCGGCATCCGTCTCACCGAGGCACACGAGCGCGACGAGATCCAAGCGATCGTCGACGATCGCTGCAGAACGCTGCGAGATGAAGACCTCGCGGTGCTCGGATATTGGGAGTGGCTCGAGGGTCTGAAGCGTGGGGTCGCCGCGCATCACGCCGGCATGCTGCCCGCGTTCAAAGAAGTCGTTGAAGAACTCTTCCAGAAGAAGCTCGTGAAGGCTGTGTTCGCGACGGAGACGCTCGCTCTCGGCATCAACATGCCGGCACGCACCGTGGTGCTGGAGAAACTGGAAAAGTTCAACGGCGAATCGAGGGTGCCGATCACGCCGGGGGAGTACACCCAGCTCACGGGCAGGGCGGGGCGCCGCGGCATCGACGTCGAGGGCCACTCGGTCATCCAATGGCAGGATGGCCTGGATCCGCAGTCGGTTGCGTCTCTCGCGTCCCGCCGCAGCTATCCGCTGAATTCCAGTTTTCGCCCGACCTACAACATGGCGGCGAACCTCATCGATCAGTTCGGCCGGGAGCGCACGCGAGAAATTCTGGAATCATCGTTCGCCCAGTTCCAGGCAGATCGAGCCGTCGTCGACCTCGCACGAACAGTGCGCTCGCAAGAAGAATCTCTGGCCGGCTACGCGCAATCGATGCACTGTCATCTCGGCGACTTCGCAGAATACTCGGGAATCCGGCGTGAACTCAGCGATCTCGAACGACAGGGCGCTCGCGTCGAGCATCAAAGCCGGGCGGAGCGGGAGAAACGACAGACTCGCCTTGCTGCGCTGCGCAAACGGCTGAAGTCTCACCCGTGCAACGGATGCGCAGATCGGGAAAAGCACGCGCGTTGGGCCGAGCGGTGGTGGCGCCTGAAGCGCGACACGGATGCCCTCAACAGGCAGATCCGCACGCGCACCGGCGCCGTCGCCCGCGTATTCGACCGCGTCACCGACGTGCTGCTCGACCGCGGCTATTTAGCGATCGACACAGACGGAGTCACCGCGCTGACGCCGCACGGCCGCACGCTCAAACGGATATACGGCGAACGCGACCTCCTCGTCGCTGAGTGCCTGCGCCGAGCGACCTGGACCCAGCTGGACGCGCCGAGCCTCGCTGCGATGACCTGCGCTCTCGTTTACGAGCCCCGTCGAGACGAAGCGGATGCGGCGGACCGTTACCTTCCGCGCGGGCCGTTCCGCCCGGCACTTGCGAAAACGCAAGAGCTCTGGGCACACCTCGACGATCTGGAGCGTGTCCACAAATTGCCCGGCAGTGAGCCACTCGCAACGGGGCTGTGTCTGCCGATGCACTCCTGGGCCTCAGGAGGCAGCCTGGACGCCGTGCTGCGCGATGCCGACATGGCCGCCGGTGACTTCGTACGCTGGACCAAGCAGACCGTCGATCTGCTCGACCAGATCTCCGTCGTCGCTCCCGGGCCGGTGTCGCGCACCGCCCGGGGCGCGCTCGAGTCGATCCGCCGCGGCATCGTGGCATACTCCTCCGTTGCCTGA
- a CDS encoding glycerophosphodiester phosphodiesterase codes for MRGGAFFAESPPRIFAHRGLALEVPENTPPAFRAALKAGATHLETDVHASADGIAVVSHDPDVKRVSGHEASIEQLSMAELRAIDLGGGQGFVSLSEVLAGFPHALFNVDVKSSRAVEPAARAILAAGATDRVLITSFSLRRRRRTVALLPGVSTSASSVQVLCAFVGARLRIAPLIRHVARAVDALQLPERYGRFRLVTPRTVRAWHSAGLEVHVWTVNDLADMRRLLALGVDGIITDRCDLAKGVIGHRP; via the coding sequence GTGCGTGGCGGGGCGTTCTTCGCGGAATCACCCCCGCGCATCTTCGCCCATCGCGGGCTCGCACTCGAGGTACCCGAGAACACACCACCTGCGTTTCGCGCCGCATTGAAGGCAGGAGCAACTCATCTCGAGACGGATGTGCACGCTTCCGCCGACGGAATCGCGGTCGTCAGTCACGACCCCGATGTGAAACGTGTCTCGGGCCATGAGGCAAGCATCGAACAACTCAGCATGGCGGAGTTGCGGGCGATCGACCTGGGTGGCGGTCAGGGCTTCGTGTCGTTGTCCGAGGTTTTGGCCGGGTTTCCGCATGCGCTGTTCAACGTCGACGTGAAGTCGTCCCGCGCGGTCGAGCCGGCGGCCCGAGCGATCCTCGCGGCAGGCGCCACCGATCGCGTGCTGATCACCTCGTTCTCGCTCCGTCGTCGTCGGCGTACCGTCGCGCTGCTCCCGGGTGTTTCGACGTCTGCCTCTTCCGTGCAAGTTCTGTGCGCTTTCGTCGGTGCGCGGCTGCGGATCGCTCCCCTGATCCGCCACGTTGCGCGTGCTGTGGACGCGTTGCAGCTCCCCGAGCGCTACGGCCGGTTCCGCCTTGTGACACCTCGAACGGTGCGTGCCTGGCACTCCGCGGGGCTGGAAGTCCACGTCTGGACGGTCAACGATCTCGCGGACATGCGCCGGTTGTTAGCGCTCGGTGTCGACGGCATCATCACCGACCGTTGCGACCTGGCCAAAGGGGTGATCGGCCACCGCCCCTGA